The Haloterrigena turkmenica DSM 5511 genome includes the window CAGTCCCGCCGCCGTGACGCTGAGCTGGCGTTCGTGGGCGACCGCGACGACGTCGCGAACGAGCGCAAACCGGCTCGAGTCGGCCATGCGCTGACCTCAACGATCGGTCGGAAATGGATTTGGCCAGCAGACTCCGCTTTCCGACGGAAACGGACAGAGTGCCGGTCACCGTCTTCCGGTGTATGACGGAAGCGTTGCGAGGAAAAGTAACTCGAGCGCTACTCGTCGTGGCGAATCGACTGGACGTGGCCGACGACGCCGCTTTTCAGTTCGACCTCCGGCCCCTGGGGATCGTCGCCGTAGATCGTGCCGACCTCGCCGACGATCGGTTCCGTGTCCGTCGACTCGACGTCCTGATCGCCCTGCACGATCTCGACGGTGACGCCCTGTCGCAGTTCCTCGGCTGTCGGTCGTTCGTTGGACATGGGCGATGGTGGGTCAGTCGCGTCGAAAAGGGTAGTGCCTGCAGTCGTCTGATATCGTGTGCTTGAGTCCGACAATCGACGGACGACACCGGACCGAACATCTGGCGAGCGGTGGCGCGCGCTGTCGATCGGCCTGGGCGATAGCGACGGCCGATCGACGAAGGCGTGCGAGGGATGAGCGAACGAGGGAAACGAGTGAGCGAATCGGCTGGGGAGGGAGTGGCAATTCACTGTTGCCACGATACAGGATCCGAGCGTCTGTTCGGGTTCGTTCGCTGTACTACTTATCGGAATTCGAGCCTGCAGTCGTCCCTCGAGTCGAGACAAACGACGATCGAAGGAGACTGAAAATCGATCGATCGATCGAATTCAGACGACGTCGCCGCGAACCGTCACGCCGTCCTGTCGTTCGCGCCAGGCGTGAAGCTCCTGGGCCGCGGTTTCGGCGTCGGATTCGTCTAACCCGAGCATCTCGAGGGCCTGCGAGAGCGTCGGCAGCGCCAGC containing:
- a CDS encoding DUF2196 domain-containing protein, with amino-acid sequence MSNERPTAEELRQGVTVEIVQGDQDVESTDTEPIVGEVGTIYGDDPQGPEVELKSGVVGHVQSIRHDE